In Osmerus mordax isolate fOsmMor3 chromosome 24, fOsmMor3.pri, whole genome shotgun sequence, the following are encoded in one genomic region:
- the LOC136932940 gene encoding E3 ubiquitin-protein ligase NEURL3 isoform X1, which translates to MSHRNESESLHACNLRCLGPLTFHTTAVGNKVSLSQGARLAERTRSSFQHGLVFSNRPVRVRERVCLWVTGCVPKWHGGLRVGFTTVPPAVRTLPPLAIPDLTDRPGHWAAVVPEAYCREGSRLEVWVTHGGNVYIQNKNGRAMKLLEGLDLSRHLWAMMDIYGQTCSVLLQGSKKKDLLGTRRSCPAPQSVYYDFNQVSSPISVSRSDKHGCSLKNHHNSCQANRQTLGHVMFCVLVAGLNSVVNCVVCLSKESEVTLLCGHRCLCFQCAARVLQEFGTCPLCRQKI; encoded by the exons ATGAGCCACAGAAATGAGTCTG AGTCGCTACACGCCTGCAACCTGCGCTGCCTGGGACCTCTGACCTTCCACACGACTGCGGTGGGGAACAAGGTGAGTCTGAGCCAAGGGGCCAGGCTCGCCGAGAGGACAAGGAGCTCCTTCCAGCACGGCCTGGTGTTCAGCAACCGGccggtgagggtgagggagagggtgtgtttgtgggtgacgGGCTGTGTGCCCAAATGGCACGGAGGCCTCCGCGTGGGCTTCACCACGGTGCCCCCCGCCGTGAGGACCTTGCCCCCCCTGGCCATCCCGGACCTGACGGACAGGCCCGGGCACTGGGCCGCCGTCGTCCCCGAGGCCTACTGCCGGGAGGGGTCCCggctggaggtctgggtgaCCCACGGGGGGAATGTTTACATCCAGAACAAAAATGGCAGAGCGATGAAgctgctggaggggctggatcTTAGCAGGCATCTCTGGGCCATGATGGACATCTACGGGCAGACCTGCTCTGTGCTGCTGCAGG GGTCAAAGAAGAAAGACCTTTTAGGGACTCGGAGGtcctgccctgctccccagTCAGTCTACTATGACTTCAACCAGGTTTCTAGTCCCATCTCTGTCAGTCGCAGCGACAAACACGGATGCAGCCTCAAGAACCACCACAACTCCTGCCAAGCCAACAGGCAGACGCTAG GTCATGTCATGTTCTGTGTTCTGGTTGCAGGCTTGAacagcgtggtgaactgtgtggtgtgtttgagtAAGGAGTCAGAAGTCACTCTTCTGTGTGGTCACCGGTGCCTGTGCTTCCAATGTGCAGCGAGGGTCCTCCAGGAGTTTGGCACCTGCCCTCTGTGTCGACAGAAAATCTAA
- the LOC136932940 gene encoding E3 ubiquitin-protein ligase NEURL3 isoform X2, with product MSHRNESESLHACNLRCLGPLTFHTTAVGNKVSLSQGARLAERTRSSFQHGLVFSNRPVRVRERVCLWVTGCVPKWHGGLRVGFTTVPPAVRTLPPLAIPDLTDRPGHWAAVVPEAYCREGSRLEVWVTHGGNVYIQNKNGRAMKLLEGLDLSRHLWAMMDIYGQTCSVLLQGSKKKDLLGTRRSCPAPQSVYYDFNQVSSPISVSRSDKHGCSLKNHHNSCQANRQTLGLNSVVNCVVCLSKESEVTLLCGHRCLCFQCAARVLQEFGTCPLCRQKI from the exons ATGAGCCACAGAAATGAGTCTG AGTCGCTACACGCCTGCAACCTGCGCTGCCTGGGACCTCTGACCTTCCACACGACTGCGGTGGGGAACAAGGTGAGTCTGAGCCAAGGGGCCAGGCTCGCCGAGAGGACAAGGAGCTCCTTCCAGCACGGCCTGGTGTTCAGCAACCGGccggtgagggtgagggagagggtgtgtttgtgggtgacgGGCTGTGTGCCCAAATGGCACGGAGGCCTCCGCGTGGGCTTCACCACGGTGCCCCCCGCCGTGAGGACCTTGCCCCCCCTGGCCATCCCGGACCTGACGGACAGGCCCGGGCACTGGGCCGCCGTCGTCCCCGAGGCCTACTGCCGGGAGGGGTCCCggctggaggtctgggtgaCCCACGGGGGGAATGTTTACATCCAGAACAAAAATGGCAGAGCGATGAAgctgctggaggggctggatcTTAGCAGGCATCTCTGGGCCATGATGGACATCTACGGGCAGACCTGCTCTGTGCTGCTGCAGG GGTCAAAGAAGAAAGACCTTTTAGGGACTCGGAGGtcctgccctgctccccagTCAGTCTACTATGACTTCAACCAGGTTTCTAGTCCCATCTCTGTCAGTCGCAGCGACAAACACGGATGCAGCCTCAAGAACCACCACAACTCCTGCCAAGCCAACAGGCAGACGCTAG GCTTGAacagcgtggtgaactgtgtggtgtgtttgagtAAGGAGTCAGAAGTCACTCTTCTGTGTGGTCACCGGTGCCTGTGCTTCCAATGTGCAGCGAGGGTCCTCCAGGAGTTTGGCACCTGCCCTCTGTGTCGACAGAAAATCTAA